Proteins found in one Amycolatopsis aidingensis genomic segment:
- a CDS encoding ABC transporter substrate-binding protein translates to MTPCLPAARAVRPLVAAVLAMMLAVTGCATTGESGDAAGPSSLTITTSFDIADLDPLENGFWGNEFGYSELLLRPTFDGKPDPWLASDLRNTSPTTWELTLNEGITFHSGTALDAEALVACMRYQLAENPSLAAALPGTTVQATGPLRVSITTAEPTPNMPNILAEESMFKVYDQAAYERAKGDPAALLDAGLYTGPYVVRGLDSEVMKLEPNPDYWDGEPALEDYSVRFIEDAQARLLAVRNGEADLALYPPTAMGKTLQGGGDAHYLTGTPRSPTFALYFNQRRAPFDDRAVRKAVQQAVDYRQIADEVMNGLYQPATGIYGEAMPYAVRTQQTDLAAARATLDEAGWVAGPDGMRVKDGKPLTFEVVTYPQQPDSETLAVAVQSQLKAIGVQVTLRSVPDITATLNETDSWQAGLSGAEMLSFSGDPIIRLRDYYLTGSPKNRGGVADPELDAMIEKVSVEFDEQRRHELLRSIQRRISDRAHVVYLGMRLPNAVGGPRMKDYEPNPMLLWVDARTAPTG, encoded by the coding sequence ATGACCCCCTGCCTGCCCGCTGCCAGGGCCGTCCGACCGTTGGTCGCCGCGGTGCTGGCCATGATGCTCGCGGTCACCGGCTGCGCGACCACCGGTGAATCCGGCGATGCGGCGGGCCCGTCCTCGCTGACCATCACCACCAGCTTCGACATCGCCGACCTCGACCCGCTGGAGAACGGCTTCTGGGGCAACGAGTTCGGCTACTCCGAGCTGCTGCTGCGGCCCACCTTCGACGGCAAGCCGGACCCGTGGCTGGCCTCCGACCTGCGCAACACCTCGCCCACGACCTGGGAACTCACCCTGAACGAGGGCATCACCTTCCACAGCGGCACCGCCCTGGACGCCGAGGCGCTGGTGGCCTGCATGCGCTACCAGCTGGCCGAGAACCCTTCGCTGGCCGCCGCGTTGCCGGGGACCACGGTGCAGGCCACCGGCCCGCTGCGGGTGTCGATCACCACTGCCGAGCCGACTCCGAACATGCCGAACATCCTGGCCGAGGAGTCCATGTTCAAGGTGTACGACCAGGCGGCCTACGAGCGGGCCAAGGGGGACCCGGCGGCACTGCTCGATGCCGGGCTCTACACCGGCCCGTACGTGGTGCGCGGCCTGGACAGCGAGGTGATGAAGCTGGAGCCCAACCCCGATTACTGGGACGGCGAACCAGCGCTTGAGGACTACTCGGTCCGGTTCATCGAGGACGCGCAGGCCCGCCTGCTCGCGGTGCGTAACGGCGAGGCCGACCTGGCGCTCTACCCGCCGACGGCGATGGGCAAGACCCTGCAGGGCGGTGGCGACGCCCACTACCTCACCGGCACCCCGCGCAGCCCGACCTTCGCGCTGTACTTCAACCAGCGCCGCGCGCCCTTCGACGACCGTGCCGTGCGCAAGGCCGTGCAGCAGGCCGTGGACTACCGGCAGATCGCCGATGAGGTGATGAACGGGCTGTACCAGCCCGCCACCGGCATCTACGGCGAGGCCATGCCGTACGCGGTGCGGACCCAGCAGACCGATCTCGCCGCGGCCAGGGCAACCCTGGACGAGGCGGGCTGGGTCGCCGGGCCGGACGGCATGCGGGTCAAGGACGGCAAGCCGCTGACCTTCGAGGTGGTCACCTACCCGCAGCAGCCGGACTCGGAGACCCTCGCGGTCGCGGTGCAATCCCAGCTGAAGGCCATCGGCGTGCAGGTCACCCTGCGCTCGGTGCCGGACATCACCGCCACCCTGAACGAGACCGACAGCTGGCAGGCGGGCCTCTCCGGCGCCGAGATGCTCTCCTTCTCCGGGGACCCGATCATCCGCCTGCGGGACTACTACCTGACGGGCTCGCCGAAGAACCGCGGCGGGGTCGCCGATCCCGAGCTGGACGCGATGATCGAGAAGGTCAGCGTGGAGTTCGACGAGCAGCGGCGGCACGAGCTGCTGCGCTCGATCCAGCGCCGGATCAGCGACCGGGCGCACGTGGTCTACCTCGGGATGCGGCTGCCGAACGCGGTGGGCGGGCCGCGGATGAAGGACTACGAGCCCAACCCGATGCTGCTCTGGGTGGACGCGCGCACGGCACCCACCGGCTGA
- a CDS encoding SDR family oxidoreductase, with amino-acid sequence MPERDRVALVTGAARGLGAAIARELHAGGARVALLDLDRAGAERLAARLDPGAGTTLAVSADVNEQAAFDAAVAEVEDRWHAPDILVNNAARTAAGSVWEIELEEWDAVLGTNLRSVLIATRRCAPAMRERGWGRIVNMASLAGQQGGLVAGAHYAAAKAGVLVLTKIFARDLAASGVTVNAVAPAAVRTPVMDDMDEAELERAAATIPVGRLGTAEEVAALVAHLCGERSGYLTGTTVDINGGTFMR; translated from the coding sequence ATGCCGGAACGGGACCGGGTCGCGCTGGTCACCGGGGCGGCCCGCGGCCTCGGTGCCGCGATCGCGCGGGAGCTGCATGCGGGCGGCGCACGGGTGGCCCTGCTCGACCTGGACCGGGCGGGCGCGGAGCGGCTGGCCGCGCGGCTGGACCCCGGCGCGGGCACGACGCTCGCGGTGTCCGCGGATGTGAACGAGCAGGCGGCTTTCGACGCCGCGGTCGCCGAGGTCGAGGACCGCTGGCACGCGCCGGACATCCTGGTGAACAACGCCGCGCGAACCGCGGCCGGATCGGTGTGGGAGATCGAGCTCGAGGAGTGGGACGCGGTGCTCGGCACCAACCTGCGCAGCGTGCTGATCGCCACCCGGCGCTGCGCCCCCGCGATGCGCGAGCGCGGCTGGGGCCGGATCGTGAACATGGCTTCGCTGGCCGGGCAGCAGGGCGGGCTGGTCGCCGGGGCGCACTACGCGGCGGCCAAGGCGGGTGTGCTGGTGCTGACCAAGATCTTCGCGCGGGACCTCGCGGCCTCCGGCGTGACGGTGAACGCGGTGGCTCCGGCCGCCGTGCGCACCCCGGTGATGGACGATATGGACGAGGCCGAGCTGGAGCGCGCGGCGGCCACCATCCCGGTCGGCAGGCTGGGTACAGCCGAGGAGGTGGCCGCGCTGGTGGCCCACCTGTGCGGCGAACGCTCCGGCTACCTGACCGGTACCACGGTGGACATCAACGGCGGCACCTTCATGCGCTGA
- a CDS encoding CaiB/BaiF CoA-transferase family protein translates to MTEPSVRVVELSSPFTRFAGRLLVGLGHEVVLVEPPQGDPARYELDGLAFAHWHAGKRTRPIDLTTTRGRVELAELLAGADVLLDGSPADAEVVGEFPVPRHPTLVHLRVTPFGTDGPRRDWAGTDLVVAALGGMLAQVGDPEGPPLNLPQGQAEQLAGVNAAIGALLGLRARRRTGQGQRIEVSALESVAASLEAGALVYLHEDRVAPRPGRVHPLVPHGLFRAADGHLGGGLGGNPRMWDDLLAWLIEAGAQADLDDPRWNEGETRQRQQAHIFKVVQDYAAKWPKAEFAQEAQARKLPWAAVDRPPELLENPQLLGRGFFVDVRAQNGKTRKDLGFPFAFPEGRRSTELAAPELGAPAADWQSPSRFLPGEAPGVSGPALTGVRVLDLSWVLAGPYCTRILADHGAEVIKVESASRPDPTRFAPFMHLSRGPHDDPDTSGYFNNVNRNKRSITLDLRTEDGLAVLRKLIAASDVVVENFSAKVMRKLGLDYAAMRELRDDVIYVSMSGMGHTGPRSGWVSYADTISASAGLTGLTGWGPDEVVGVIYGHGDIVAGLEAALATMAALEYRADTGRGQHVDLSQLEALAAHMGTSLLEWTALGRDDGPRGNTHPQWTPHGVYQCLGRDRWCAIAVRSDAEWAALCEVLDRADLGADPELADAAGRRAHADLVDKAIGEWTRSLPASWVAEVLQDNGIPAGVVQDGRDLVEHDPQLRARGFYVHAEHPAAGAFLHEGLTVQLADTPGGVRSPAPLLGADTDAVLREVLGMTAKDIERLRAARALD, encoded by the coding sequence GTGACCGAGCCCAGTGTTCGTGTCGTCGAGCTGTCCAGCCCGTTCACCCGGTTCGCGGGGCGACTGCTCGTCGGTCTCGGCCACGAGGTCGTGCTGGTGGAACCGCCGCAGGGCGATCCGGCCAGGTACGAGCTCGACGGCCTCGCGTTCGCGCATTGGCATGCGGGTAAGCGGACCCGCCCGATCGACCTCACCACCACGCGGGGTCGGGTGGAGCTGGCCGAACTGCTCGCAGGGGCGGACGTGCTGCTCGACGGCAGCCCGGCGGATGCCGAGGTCGTCGGTGAGTTCCCGGTGCCGCGGCATCCCACGCTGGTGCACCTGCGGGTTACCCCGTTCGGCACCGACGGTCCGCGCCGCGACTGGGCGGGCACCGACCTGGTGGTGGCCGCGCTCGGTGGGATGCTGGCCCAGGTCGGTGATCCGGAGGGACCACCACTGAACCTGCCGCAAGGGCAGGCCGAGCAGCTCGCCGGTGTCAATGCCGCCATCGGTGCGCTGCTCGGGCTCCGTGCCCGCAGGCGCACCGGGCAGGGCCAGCGGATCGAGGTGTCCGCACTGGAGAGTGTGGCCGCGAGCCTGGAGGCGGGCGCGCTGGTCTACCTGCACGAGGACCGGGTGGCGCCGCGGCCGGGCCGGGTGCACCCGCTGGTGCCGCACGGCCTTTTCCGCGCCGCCGACGGGCACCTCGGCGGCGGACTCGGTGGTAATCCCCGAATGTGGGACGACCTGCTGGCCTGGCTGATCGAGGCGGGCGCGCAGGCCGACCTGGACGATCCACGCTGGAACGAAGGGGAAACTCGACAGCGGCAGCAGGCGCACATCTTCAAAGTGGTGCAGGACTATGCCGCCAAATGGCCGAAGGCCGAGTTCGCCCAAGAGGCACAGGCGCGAAAACTGCCCTGGGCGGCGGTGGACCGACCGCCCGAGTTGCTGGAGAATCCACAGTTGCTCGGTCGTGGCTTCTTCGTCGACGTGCGAGCACAGAACGGAAAGACGCGAAAGGATCTCGGCTTTCCGTTCGCCTTCCCGGAGGGTCGTCGGAGCACCGAGCTCGCCGCGCCCGAGCTCGGTGCTCCGGCGGCTGATTGGCAGTCGCCCAGCCGTTTTCTGCCCGGGGAGGCACCCGGCGTGTCCGGTCCCGCACTCACCGGAGTCCGGGTTCTCGATCTCAGTTGGGTGCTCGCGGGTCCATATTGCACCCGGATACTCGCTGACCACGGGGCCGAAGTGATCAAGGTGGAATCCGCGAGCAGACCGGATCCGACCCGCTTCGCTCCGTTCATGCACCTGTCCCGCGGCCCGCACGACGACCCGGACACCAGCGGCTATTTCAACAACGTCAACCGGAACAAGCGCAGCATCACCCTGGACCTGCGCACCGAGGACGGCCTCGCGGTGTTGCGCAAGCTGATCGCGGCCAGCGACGTGGTCGTGGAGAACTTCAGCGCCAAGGTCATGCGTAAGCTGGGCCTGGACTACGCGGCCATGCGCGAGCTACGGGACGACGTCATCTACGTGAGCATGTCGGGGATGGGCCATACCGGCCCGCGCAGCGGTTGGGTGTCCTATGCGGACACCATCTCGGCCAGCGCGGGCCTGACCGGGCTGACTGGCTGGGGTCCGGACGAGGTGGTCGGGGTCATCTACGGGCATGGGGACATCGTCGCCGGGCTGGAGGCCGCGCTCGCCACGATGGCCGCGCTGGAGTACCGCGCGGACACCGGTCGGGGCCAGCATGTCGACTTGTCCCAGCTGGAGGCACTCGCCGCGCATATGGGCACCAGCCTGCTGGAATGGACCGCGCTCGGCAGGGATGACGGCCCGCGCGGCAACACCCATCCACAGTGGACACCGCATGGGGTGTACCAGTGCCTCGGCAGGGACCGGTGGTGCGCCATCGCGGTCCGCTCGGACGCCGAGTGGGCCGCGCTGTGCGAGGTGCTCGACAGGGCGGACCTTGGCGCCGATCCGGAACTGGCCGATGCCGCCGGGCGCAGGGCGCATGCCGACCTCGTGGACAAGGCAATCGGCGAGTGGACCCGCAGCCTCCCGGCGAGTTGGGTGGCAGAGGTGTTGCAGGACAACGGGATCCCTGCGGGGGTGGTGCAGGACGGCCGGGACCTGGTTGAGCACGACCCGCAGTTGCGGGCGCGGGGCTTCTACGTCCACGCCGAGCACCCGGCCGCGGGTGCGTTCCTGCACGAGGGCCTGACCGTACAGCTGGCCGACACCCCGGGCGGCGTGCGCAGCCCCGCGCCGTTGCTCGGCGCCGATACCGACGCCGTGCTGCGGGAGGTACTCGGTATGACCGCGAAGGACATCGAGCGGCTGCGGGCAGCTCGGGCGCTCGACTAA
- a CDS encoding flavin reductase family protein, whose product MSASVPRIELPQKGSSSLRSDYVAAMSLMTTSVTILATNGPAGRFGQTVSAVSSVCADPPVLLACLYRHTPVSDAVAVNGCFAVNVLGADMRGLADDFAGRTESRYQFGAEWRALRTGSPVLPQAPAVFDCEVSESTLVGTHVVVFGRVVAAVAREEDDLADLTYRARAYGPRGGTHQ is encoded by the coding sequence ATGAGCGCGAGCGTGCCGCGGATCGAGCTGCCGCAGAAGGGGAGCTCGAGCCTGCGATCCGACTACGTGGCGGCGATGTCCCTGATGACCACCTCGGTCACCATCCTCGCGACGAACGGTCCCGCCGGCCGGTTCGGGCAGACGGTGAGCGCGGTCAGTTCGGTGTGCGCGGACCCGCCGGTGCTGCTGGCCTGCCTGTACCGGCACACGCCGGTCAGCGATGCGGTCGCGGTCAACGGGTGCTTCGCGGTGAACGTGCTCGGTGCGGACATGCGCGGGCTGGCCGACGACTTCGCAGGCCGGACCGAGTCCCGGTACCAGTTCGGCGCCGAGTGGCGCGCGCTGCGCACCGGATCGCCGGTGCTGCCGCAGGCTCCCGCGGTCTTCGACTGTGAGGTCAGCGAGTCCACGCTGGTCGGAACGCATGTCGTGGTCTTCGGACGGGTGGTCGCCGCCGTCGCGCGGGAGGAAGACGACCTGGCCGACCTCACCTACCGCGCTCGCGCCTACGGGCCAAGGGGCGGGACTCACCAGTAG
- a CDS encoding DUF742 domain-containing protein has product MSTHKRKSALFRPLSFDGWGDYQQWAEHDFQPREPEDEPAPDEPETAREPQPRTATATVPTERSSSPPPPWPESDVDSQAPEPEEVEEDHDFIRARPYVRTGGRAKASYDLRLETMVSSTRLHESPRAMHQPMTADHRTICTLCGHPQSVAEIAARIKAPLGVARILISDAIDMGLLMIHENAPMANGRPPLELLKRVHDGLLRLA; this is encoded by the coding sequence ATGAGCACGCACAAGCGGAAGAGCGCCCTCTTCCGGCCACTCTCCTTCGACGGCTGGGGCGATTACCAGCAGTGGGCGGAGCACGATTTCCAGCCGCGTGAGCCCGAGGACGAGCCAGCCCCCGACGAACCGGAGACCGCCCGCGAACCGCAGCCCCGGACGGCGACAGCCACCGTCCCCACCGAACGGAGCTCGAGTCCCCCTCCCCCGTGGCCGGAGTCTGATGTGGACAGTCAAGCACCAGAACCGGAGGAGGTCGAGGAGGACCACGACTTCATCCGGGCCCGCCCCTATGTGCGCACCGGTGGCCGCGCGAAGGCCAGCTACGACCTGCGGCTGGAGACGATGGTGTCCTCCACCAGGCTGCACGAGTCACCACGCGCGATGCATCAGCCGATGACGGCCGACCACCGGACGATCTGCACGCTGTGCGGGCATCCGCAGTCCGTCGCGGAGATCGCAGCCCGGATCAAGGCCCCGCTCGGCGTCGCCAGGATCCTGATCAGCGACGCCATCGACATGGGGCTGCTGATGATCCACGAGAACGCGCCGATGGCCAACGGCCGCCCGCCGCTCGAGCTGCTCAAACGGGTGCACGACGGGCTGCTGCGTCTCGCCTGA
- a CDS encoding acyl-CoA dehydrogenase family protein, translating to MKRCLTDRQREFVDMAAELADRFAERAAEHDRDNSFPHENYEDMRAAGFLRISLPEELGGLGGGMADILPAIERLAMGDGATALAVNMHISPLGQWSSVWRRTGDERLAEFLRLAAEDKLVWAAVTSEIGTPNLMTDARTTATKVAGGYLLNGRKNFGTNTSVATHCSTTARYEDPELGPRLMLFRVALDDPAVTIHQTWDMMGMRATQSNDVEYKDLFVPEESLVHSLPVGHLDARVMETVFAWAMPAFGAVYSGVAAGALDWAKRQLIRRGLASSARVQDTVAECEILLESSRSVLYRHADEFGSRRAIEELTVQEGLSRCALVKYVCTNNATEIFRKLVDAVGGASYVRKLPFERMWRDVQAGLFMPFANYAAKELIGATALDVELAPST from the coding sequence GTGAAGCGATGCCTGACCGACCGCCAGCGGGAGTTCGTGGACATGGCGGCGGAGCTGGCCGACCGGTTCGCCGAGCGGGCCGCCGAACACGACCGGGACAACAGTTTCCCGCACGAGAACTACGAGGACATGCGCGCGGCGGGGTTCCTGCGGATCTCACTGCCGGAGGAGCTCGGCGGGCTCGGCGGCGGGATGGCCGACATCCTGCCCGCCATCGAGCGGCTGGCGATGGGGGACGGGGCCACCGCGCTGGCGGTGAACATGCACATCTCCCCGCTGGGCCAGTGGTCCTCGGTCTGGCGACGCACCGGGGACGAGCGGCTGGCCGAGTTCCTCCGGCTCGCGGCCGAGGACAAGCTCGTCTGGGCCGCGGTGACCAGCGAGATCGGCACCCCGAACCTGATGACCGACGCACGCACCACGGCGACCAAGGTGGCGGGCGGTTACCTGCTGAACGGCAGGAAGAACTTCGGAACCAACACCTCGGTGGCCACGCACTGCTCCACCACGGCGCGCTACGAGGATCCCGAGCTCGGGCCGCGGCTGATGCTGTTCCGGGTGGCTCTTGACGATCCCGCGGTGACCATTCACCAGACCTGGGACATGATGGGCATGCGCGCGACCCAGAGCAACGACGTGGAGTACAAGGACCTGTTCGTGCCGGAGGAGTCGCTGGTGCACAGCCTTCCGGTCGGGCACCTGGACGCTCGCGTGATGGAGACCGTGTTCGCCTGGGCCATGCCGGCCTTCGGAGCTGTCTACAGTGGAGTCGCTGCGGGAGCGCTCGACTGGGCGAAGCGGCAGCTGATCCGGCGCGGGCTCGCCAGCTCCGCGCGGGTGCAGGACACCGTGGCCGAGTGCGAGATCCTGCTGGAGAGCTCGCGTTCGGTACTGTACCGGCACGCCGACGAGTTCGGCTCCCGCCGCGCCATCGAGGAACTGACCGTCCAAGAAGGACTGTCCAGGTGTGCGCTGGTGAAGTACGTGTGCACCAACAACGCCACCGAGATCTTCCGCAAGCTGGTGGACGCCGTCGGCGGGGCTTCCTACGTGCGGAAGCTGCCCTTCGAGCGGATGTGGCGGGATGTGCAGGCCGGCCTGTTCATGCCGTTCGCCAACTACGCCGCGAAGGAACTGATCGGCGCGACCGCGCTCGACGTCGAGCTGGCGCCGTCGACCTGA
- a CDS encoding LysR family transcriptional regulator, with the protein MTGRPAFSLVQLEYFVAAAEAGTMSLAAERLHTTQSALSSAIIRLERQLGCQLFVRHHARGISLTSAGRPLLASARAVLRQVDDLVGDSRTLQEEISGTLDIGCFVTLVPFLIPPALRRLREQHPELTVRVQEADTGQLFDSLREGLSELVLCYDIGLSDDLEFEPLAELRPYALVSADDPLASADSATLAELARRPLVLLDLVEPGQFVRNLLGEVLPGIPGIVPTTSFEGMRALVAAGMGFTILNQRVATQVTYDGGQVHPLEIEDDIPSIRIGVVTARANRPTRRAQTFVETLRGLRQGPPSGP; encoded by the coding sequence ATGACCGGCAGGCCCGCCTTCAGCCTTGTCCAGCTCGAGTACTTCGTCGCCGCCGCCGAGGCCGGCACCATGTCGCTCGCCGCGGAGCGCCTGCACACTACCCAGTCGGCGCTGTCCTCGGCGATCATCCGGCTGGAGCGGCAGCTCGGCTGCCAGCTGTTCGTCCGGCACCACGCCAGGGGCATCTCGCTCACCTCGGCAGGCAGGCCGCTGCTGGCCAGTGCCCGCGCCGTGCTGCGGCAGGTGGACGACCTGGTTGGCGACAGCCGCACGTTGCAGGAGGAGATCAGCGGGACGCTGGACATCGGCTGTTTCGTCACCCTGGTGCCGTTCCTCATCCCGCCCGCGCTGCGCAGGCTGCGCGAGCAGCATCCGGAACTCACGGTGCGGGTACAGGAGGCCGATACCGGCCAGCTGTTCGACAGCCTGCGCGAGGGCCTTTCCGAGCTGGTGCTCTGCTACGACATCGGGCTGTCCGACGACCTGGAGTTCGAGCCGCTGGCCGAGCTGCGGCCGTACGCGCTGGTCTCCGCGGACGACCCGCTGGCCAGCGCGGACTCGGCCACGCTTGCCGAGCTGGCCCGCCGCCCGCTGGTACTGCTCGACCTGGTGGAACCGGGACAGTTCGTGCGCAACCTGCTCGGCGAGGTGCTGCCAGGAATCCCGGGCATCGTGCCGACCACCAGCTTCGAGGGGATGCGGGCGCTGGTGGCAGCCGGGATGGGCTTCACCATCCTGAACCAGCGGGTGGCCACGCAGGTCACCTACGACGGCGGCCAGGTGCATCCGCTGGAGATCGAGGACGACATCCCGAGCATCCGGATCGGCGTGGTCACGGCGCGAGCGAACCGGCCGACCCGCCGGGCCCAGACCTTCGTCGAGACCCTGCGCGGGCTGCGCCAGGGTCCGCCCAGCGGACCGTGA
- a CDS encoding phosphoribosyltransferase: MSRTAASHGTFADRHQAGRRLAALLAERSWSDPLVLGLARGGVPVAAVVAAELGAALDVAVARKIGAPGRPELGVGAVTASGPAYFDPGSLRKLGLTADELADTCAEERAEARRRVERYQRGRQPHYREGRDVIVVDDGLATGVTATAALRAVRADRPRRLVFAAPVCAPGSPEQLRGDADEVICVTEPEDFVAVGQWYRDFRQTTDDEVVDLLEATT, encoded by the coding sequence ATGTCACGTACCGCAGCAAGCCACGGCACGTTCGCCGACCGGCACCAGGCCGGGCGCCGCCTCGCCGCGCTGCTGGCCGAGCGATCCTGGTCCGACCCGCTGGTGCTCGGCCTGGCCAGGGGCGGGGTACCGGTCGCCGCGGTGGTCGCCGCGGAGCTGGGCGCGGCCCTGGACGTGGCGGTGGCCAGGAAGATCGGTGCGCCGGGGCGGCCGGAGCTCGGGGTGGGCGCGGTGACCGCGTCCGGGCCCGCGTACTTCGACCCCGGTTCGCTGCGCAAGCTCGGGCTCACCGCGGACGAACTGGCGGATACCTGCGCCGAGGAGCGCGCCGAGGCACGCAGGCGGGTCGAGCGTTACCAGCGCGGCAGGCAGCCGCATTACCGCGAGGGCCGGGATGTGATCGTGGTGGACGACGGGCTGGCCACCGGGGTCACCGCCACCGCCGCACTACGGGCGGTCCGCGCGGACCGCCCGCGCCGGCTGGTGTTCGCCGCCCCGGTGTGCGCTCCGGGATCCCCTGAGCAGCTGCGCGGGGACGCCGACGAGGTCATCTGCGTCACGGAGCCGGAGGACTTCGTCGCGGTCGGCCAGTGGTACCGCGACTTCCGGCAGACCACCGACGACGAGGTGGTCGACCTCCTCGAAGCCACCACCTGA